Proteins from a single region of Rhinolophus sinicus isolate RSC01 linkage group LG13, ASM3656204v1, whole genome shotgun sequence:
- the MESP1 gene encoding mesoderm posterior protein 1: MAQSLCPPLSESWILPAAWGPAQPPPPSDGDCGCSPASSPNSWGSAPAGSPVPRSRRPGSRAAPRVATTERRGARSSRLGSGQRQSASEREKLRMRTLARALHELRRFLPPSVAPAGQSLTKIETLRLAIRYIGHLSAVLGLSEENLRRRRHSDAALPQGCPLCPDGGPAQTQARGPGLGSAAPAAGSWASSPACPGARAAPEPRDPAVFYDVAARPEGQAPEPGPSSPLLSGDVLALLETWMPLSPLEWPPA; the protein is encoded by the exons ATGGCCCAGTCCCTGTGCCCGCCGCTCTCCGAGTCCTGGATCCTCCCCGCGGCCTGGGGACCAGCTCAGCCGCCGCCACCCTCCGACGGGGACTGCGGCTGCTCCCCCGCCTCGTCCCCGAACTCCTGGGGCAGCGCCCCGGCTGGCAGCCCCGTGCCGAGATCCAGGCGGCCCGGGTCTCGCGCGGCCCCTCGCGTCGCGACCACCGAGAGGCGCGGCGCCCGGAGCAGCCGCCTGGGCAGCGGGCAGCGGCAGAGCGCCAGCGAGCGCGAGAAGCTGCGCATGCGCACGCTCGCCCGCGCCCTGCACGAGCTGCGCCGCTTCCTGCCGCCGTCGGTGGCGCCCGCCGGCCAGAGCCTGACCAAGATCGAGACGCTGCGCCTGGCCATCCGCTACATCGGCCACCTGTCGGCGGTGCTGGGCCTCAGCGAGGAGAACCTGCGGCGCCGGCGCCACAGCGACGCGGCGCTCCCTCAGGGCTGCCCGCTCTGCCCCGACGGCGGCCCCGCGCAGACGCAGGCGCGCGGCCCGGGCCTGGGCTCCGCCGCCCCCGCCGCGGGGTCCTGGGCGTCCTCCCCCGCCTGTCCCGGAGCCCGAGCGGCGCCCGAGCCGCGCGACCCTGCGGTGTTCTACGACGTAGCGGCGCGCCCGGAGGGGCAGGCGCCGGAGCCGGGCCCGTCGTCTCCG CTCTTATCCGGCGACGTGCTGGCTCTGCTGGAGACCTGGATGCCCCTCTCGCCCCTGGAGTGGCCACCGGCCTGA